One region of Phragmites australis chromosome 18, lpPhrAust1.1, whole genome shotgun sequence genomic DNA includes:
- the LOC133898303 gene encoding uncharacterized protein LOC133898303 isoform X2, producing the protein MQCAEAGALGLPPARAYKQRPYTSARLSAPARSKPGGGGLGWFFERWPMAGGGGKNGGSLYAALGVPSDCSDAELRSAYRKLAMKWHPDKCASAGSSAGGAEAAKARFQKIQGAYAVAGRRGDPRRYSGGHEPTWPCRERQGGEPGGSAAAVRGAVPEAAVVVPLTGRCWEVGVEEKGWKKVERGDDGMTQHVYYSTSISPVPVSRATDREKLPACGGCDLTPITAVASCVAHEQYYDRCL; encoded by the exons ATGCAGTGCGCCGAGGCCGGCGCCTTGGGCCTTCCCCCCGCGCGCGCTTATAAGCAGCGCCCATACACCAGCGCTCGCTTATCAGCTCCAGCTCGCAGCAAGCCGGGGGGCGGGGGGCTCGGTTGGTTCTTCGAACGTTGGCCGATGGCTGGCGGCGGAGGCAAGAACGGCGGGAGCCTGTACGCGGCGCTCGGCGTCCCCAGCGACTGCTCCGACGCCGAGCTGCGCAGCGCCTACCGCAAGCTCGCCATG AAATGGCACCCGGACAAGTGCGCCTCCGCGGGGAGCTCCGccggcggcgcggaggcggcCAAGGCGAGGTTTCAGAAGATCCAGGGAGCATACGCCG TCGCAGGCCGCCGGGGAGATCCTCGGAGATATTCTGGAGGCCATGAACCAACCTGGCCCTGCC GAGAACGGCAAGGCGGAGAGCCTGGAGGATCTGCAGCGGCAGTTCGAGGAGCTGTTCCTGAGGCCGCCGTCGTCGTTCCGCTCACTG GACGATGCTGGGAAGTCGGCGTCGAAGAGAAGGGCTGGAAGAAAGTAGAACGTGGAGATGACGGCATGACGCAACATGTTTATTACAGTACATCCATTTCGCCCGTGCCCGTATCGCGTGCGACTGATCGAGAGAAGTTACCTGCGTGTGGAGGCTGTGACCTGACCCCAATAACCGCCGTGGCATCCTGCGTAGCACATGAACAATACTATGATAGGTGTTTATAA
- the LOC133898303 gene encoding uncharacterized protein LOC133898303 isoform X3 encodes MQCAEAGALGLPPARAYKQRPYTSARLSAPARSKPGGGGLGWFFERWPMAGGGGKNGGSLYAALGVPSDCSDAELRSAYRKLAMKWHPDKCASAGSSAGGAEAAKARFQKIQGAYAVLSDPNRRILYDVGAYDSDDDSQAAGEILGDILEAMNQPGPAENGKAESLEDLQRQFEELFLRPPSSFRSLQDDAGKSASKRRAGRK; translated from the exons ATGCAGTGCGCCGAGGCCGGCGCCTTGGGCCTTCCCCCCGCGCGCGCTTATAAGCAGCGCCCATACACCAGCGCTCGCTTATCAGCTCCAGCTCGCAGCAAGCCGGGGGGCGGGGGGCTCGGTTGGTTCTTCGAACGTTGGCCGATGGCTGGCGGCGGAGGCAAGAACGGCGGGAGCCTGTACGCGGCGCTCGGCGTCCCCAGCGACTGCTCCGACGCCGAGCTGCGCAGCGCCTACCGCAAGCTCGCCATG AAATGGCACCCGGACAAGTGCGCCTCCGCGGGGAGCTCCGccggcggcgcggaggcggcCAAGGCGAGGTTTCAGAAGATCCAGGGAGCATACGCCG TTCTGTCGGACCCCAACAGGAGGATCCTATATGACGTCGGAGCCTACGACAGCGATGATGAC TCGCAGGCCGCCGGGGAGATCCTCGGAGATATTCTGGAGGCCATGAACCAACCTGGCCCTGCC GAGAACGGCAAGGCGGAGAGCCTGGAGGATCTGCAGCGGCAGTTCGAGGAGCTGTTCCTGAGGCCGCCGTCGTCGTTCCGCTCACTG CAGGACGATGCTGGGAAGTCGGCGTCGAAGAGAAGGGCTGGAAGAAAGTAG
- the LOC133898303 gene encoding uncharacterized protein LOC133898303 isoform X4, with the protein MQCAEAGALGLPPARAYKQRPYTSARLSAPARSKPGGGGLGWFFERWPMAGGGGKNGGSLYAALGVPSDCSDAELRSAYRKLAMKWHPDKCASAGSSAGGAEAAKARFQKIQGAYAVLSDPNRRILYDVGAYDSDDDSQAAGEILGDILEAMNQPGPAENGKAESLEDLQRQFEELFLRPPSSFRSLDDAGKSASKRRAGRK; encoded by the exons ATGCAGTGCGCCGAGGCCGGCGCCTTGGGCCTTCCCCCCGCGCGCGCTTATAAGCAGCGCCCATACACCAGCGCTCGCTTATCAGCTCCAGCTCGCAGCAAGCCGGGGGGCGGGGGGCTCGGTTGGTTCTTCGAACGTTGGCCGATGGCTGGCGGCGGAGGCAAGAACGGCGGGAGCCTGTACGCGGCGCTCGGCGTCCCCAGCGACTGCTCCGACGCCGAGCTGCGCAGCGCCTACCGCAAGCTCGCCATG AAATGGCACCCGGACAAGTGCGCCTCCGCGGGGAGCTCCGccggcggcgcggaggcggcCAAGGCGAGGTTTCAGAAGATCCAGGGAGCATACGCCG TTCTGTCGGACCCCAACAGGAGGATCCTATATGACGTCGGAGCCTACGACAGCGATGATGAC TCGCAGGCCGCCGGGGAGATCCTCGGAGATATTCTGGAGGCCATGAACCAACCTGGCCCTGCC GAGAACGGCAAGGCGGAGAGCCTGGAGGATCTGCAGCGGCAGTTCGAGGAGCTGTTCCTGAGGCCGCCGTCGTCGTTCCGCTCACTG GACGATGCTGGGAAGTCGGCGTCGAAGAGAAGGGCTGGAAGAAAGTAG
- the LOC133898303 gene encoding uncharacterized protein LOC133898303 isoform X1, with protein sequence MQCAEAGALGLPPARAYKQRPYTSARLSAPARSKPGGGGLGWFFERWPMAGGGGKNGGSLYAALGVPSDCSDAELRSAYRKLAMKWHPDKCASAGSSAGGAEAAKARFQKIQGAYAVAGRRGDPRRYSGGHEPTWPCRERQGGEPGGSAAAVRGAVPEAAVVVPLTAGRCWEVGVEEKGWKKVERGDDGMTQHVYYSTSISPVPVSRATDREKLPACGGCDLTPITAVASCVAHEQYYDRCL encoded by the exons ATGCAGTGCGCCGAGGCCGGCGCCTTGGGCCTTCCCCCCGCGCGCGCTTATAAGCAGCGCCCATACACCAGCGCTCGCTTATCAGCTCCAGCTCGCAGCAAGCCGGGGGGCGGGGGGCTCGGTTGGTTCTTCGAACGTTGGCCGATGGCTGGCGGCGGAGGCAAGAACGGCGGGAGCCTGTACGCGGCGCTCGGCGTCCCCAGCGACTGCTCCGACGCCGAGCTGCGCAGCGCCTACCGCAAGCTCGCCATG AAATGGCACCCGGACAAGTGCGCCTCCGCGGGGAGCTCCGccggcggcgcggaggcggcCAAGGCGAGGTTTCAGAAGATCCAGGGAGCATACGCCG TCGCAGGCCGCCGGGGAGATCCTCGGAGATATTCTGGAGGCCATGAACCAACCTGGCCCTGCC GAGAACGGCAAGGCGGAGAGCCTGGAGGATCTGCAGCGGCAGTTCGAGGAGCTGTTCCTGAGGCCGCCGTCGTCGTTCCGCTCACTG CAGGACGATGCTGGGAAGTCGGCGTCGAAGAGAAGGGCTGGAAGAAAGTAGAACGTGGAGATGACGGCATGACGCAACATGTTTATTACAGTACATCCATTTCGCCCGTGCCCGTATCGCGTGCGACTGATCGAGAGAAGTTACCTGCGTGTGGAGGCTGTGACCTGACCCCAATAACCGCCGTGGCATCCTGCGTAGCACATGAACAATACTATGATAGGTGTTTATAA